The Populus trichocarpa isolate Nisqually-1 chromosome 2, P.trichocarpa_v4.1, whole genome shotgun sequence genome has a window encoding:
- the LOC7468716 gene encoding WD repeat-containing protein 26 homolog isoform X2, protein MGGVEDDEPASKRLKLASGRLTGLSNGSSLTEPIVGSRDLMARPPQSEGDKDVLGSKGVIKRVEFVRIIAKALHSLGYKKSCAHLEEESGIPLHSSAVDLFMQQVLNGNWDESVVTLHNIGLKDENIVKSACFLILEQKFFELLDGDNIVDALKTLRTEIAPLCINNGRICELSSCIVSSTHCNSVGSSNQDNGRIKPRSKLLEELQKLLPPTVIIPESRLEHLVEQALTLQRDACFFHNSLDKEMSLYSDHQCGRDQIPSRILQILEAHSDEVWFLQFSHNGKYLASSSNDRSAIIWEIDVNGGVSLKHRLSGHQKPVSSVSWSPDDHQILTCGVEEVVRRWDVSSGECLQVYEKVGLGLVSCGWFPDGKWIFSGINDKSICMWELDGKEVECWKGQKTLKISDLEITSDGKQIISMCRPTAILLLDREAKAERVIEEDQTITSFSLSRDNRFLLVNLLNQEIHLWSIDGNIRLVAKYKGHRRTRFVIRSCFGGLEQAFIACGSEDSQELLSSRTLSGILLMRHAGKNFFQDHKMKKILKTNSCDHWLLNV, encoded by the exons ATGGGAGGTGTAGAGGATGATGAACCAGCCTCAAAACGCCTGAAATTAGCCTCCGGAAGGTTGACAGGTCTTTCCAACGGTTCATCTTTAACAGAGCCCATTGTTGGTTCCAGGGATTTGATGGCTCGCCCCCCACAATCTGAAGGGGACAAAGATGTTCTTGGTTCAAAAGGAGTTATTAAAAGAGTTGAATTTGTCAGAATAATAGCCAAGGCGCTGCATTCTCTTGGATATAAGAAAAGCTGTGCTCATTTAGAGGAAGAGTCTGGGATACCATTACATTCATCTGCAGTAGATTTATTTATGCAGCAAGTTCTCAATGGCAATTGGGATGAAAGTGTAGTCACATTGCATAACATTGGCCTAAAGGATGAAAACATTGTCAAGTCAGCATGTTTTCTGATATTGGAGCAGaagttttttgaacttttggACGGGGACAATATTGTGGATGCTTTGAAGACATTGAGGACTGAGATTGCTCCTCTCTGCATTAATAATGGTCGAATTTGTGAACTTTCTTCCTGCATTGTATCTTCTACACATTGCAATTCAGTTGGTTCTTCCAATCAAGACAATGGAAGGATAAAGCCACGATCCAAGCTGCTGGAGGAACTGCAAAAGCTGCTTCCCCCAACAGTTATAATACCTGAGAGCAGATTGGAACATTTAGTTGAACAGGCTCTTACCTTACAACGGGATGCTTGCTTCTTTCACAACTCGTTGGATAAAGAAATGTCGTTATACTCAGATCATCAGTGTGGGAGAGATCAGATTCCTTCTCGAATTTTGCAG ATATTAGAAGCACATTCAGATGAAGTCTGGTTCTTACAATTTTCACATAATGGGAAATACTTAGCTTCATCTTCTAACGATCGATCAGCAATCATATGGGAG ATTGATGTAAATGGTGGAGTTTCTTTGAAGCATAGATTATCTGGTCACCAAAAACCTGTCTCCTCTGTTTCATGGAGTCCTGATGACCACCAGATTCTTACTTGTGGGGTGGAGGAGGTTGTCAGGCGCTGGGATGTTTCTTCTGGTGAGTGCCTCCAGGTTTATGAGAAAGTGGGCCTTGGCCTAGTGTCCTGTGGGTGGTTTCCAGACGGGAAATGGATATTTTCTGGCATCAATGATAAGAGCATCTGCATGTGGGAATTGGACGGGAAAGAGGTAGAATGTTGGAAAGGGCAGAAAACTCTGAAGATTTCTGATTTAGAGATAACAAGTGATGGGAAGCAGATTATAAGTATGTGTAGACCGACTGCAATTTTATTGCTTGATAGAGAAGCTAAAGCTGAGAGGGTGATTGAAGAAGATCAAACAATTACTTCATTCTCATTATCAAGAGATAATAGGTTCTTGCTGGTTAATCTTCTGAACCAAGAAATCCATCTGTGGAGTATAGATGGTAACATCAGGCTTGTTGCAAAGTACAAAGGCCATAGGCGTACCCGGTTTGTCATTAGGTCATGTTTTGGGGGACTTGAACAAGCTTTTATTGCATGTGGTAGTGAAGACTCTCAG